The Hyalangium gracile genome contains a region encoding:
- a CDS encoding NUDIX hydrolase yields MSYTYEYPRPALTVDCVVFGMDEEDLKVLLIKRGLEPFLGKWALPGGFVRMDESLDDAARRELEEEAGIRPSHLEQLYSFGAPGRDPRGRVVTVAYFALVKLSDHRVHASTDAREAAWFSVWDAPKLAFDHADILGTALQRLKGKVRYQPIGFELLPPKFTLTQLQRLYEIILERQLDKRNFRKKILSMDLLEELDEVEQDVSHRAARLYRFDHKKYKQLEKAGFNFEL; encoded by the coding sequence GTGAGCTACACCTACGAGTACCCACGGCCCGCCTTGACGGTGGACTGCGTGGTGTTCGGGATGGATGAGGAGGACCTGAAGGTGCTCCTCATCAAGCGTGGGCTGGAGCCCTTCCTGGGGAAGTGGGCGCTGCCCGGCGGCTTCGTCCGGATGGACGAGTCCCTGGACGACGCGGCCCGCCGCGAGCTGGAGGAGGAGGCCGGCATCCGCCCCAGCCACCTGGAGCAGCTCTACTCCTTCGGAGCGCCGGGACGAGATCCACGCGGGCGCGTCGTCACCGTGGCCTACTTCGCCCTGGTGAAGCTGAGCGATCACCGGGTCCACGCCTCCACGGACGCTCGCGAGGCGGCCTGGTTCTCCGTGTGGGACGCGCCCAAGCTGGCGTTCGACCACGCGGACATCCTCGGCACCGCGCTCCAGCGGCTCAAGGGCAAGGTGCGCTACCAGCCCATCGGCTTCGAGCTGCTGCCGCCCAAGTTCACCCTCACCCAGCTCCAGCGGCTCTACGAGATCATCCTGGAGCGCCAGCTCGACAAGCGGAACTTCCGCAAGAAGATCCTCTCCATGGATCTGCTCGAGGAGCTCGACGAGGTGGAGCAGGACGTCTCCCACCGCGCCGCGCGCCTCTATCGGTTCGATCACAAGAAGTACAAGCAGCTCGAGAAGGCGGGCTTCAACTTCGAGCTGTAG
- a CDS encoding protein phosphatase 2C domain-containing protein, whose amino-acid sequence MPMLPSFDIAAASVIGREHARAGRNNQDALSLLAQGEVLAAVVADGCGSGAHSEVGAQLGARAVAQAVLAAVGEGISLEAPGFLEAVRARVLKFLTSLTEQLGSSLVGEHLLFTVVGAVITPSRTLVFSAGDGVWALNGEVHPLGPFPNNAPPYLAYGLLSPGAVPLERQALVATDEVMALMLGTDGAADLAKLAEARVPERDEPVGPLSQYWTDERYFQNPDALRRRLALLGRESVRADFTAHRLVRTPSLLADDTTLIVLRRRMGRA is encoded by the coding sequence GTGCCCATGCTTCCCTCCTTCGACATCGCCGCCGCCTCCGTCATCGGCCGAGAGCACGCGCGCGCGGGCCGCAACAACCAGGATGCGCTCAGCCTGCTCGCGCAGGGAGAGGTGCTCGCCGCCGTGGTCGCGGATGGGTGCGGCAGCGGAGCCCACAGCGAGGTGGGAGCACAGCTCGGCGCGCGCGCCGTGGCGCAGGCCGTGCTCGCGGCGGTGGGCGAGGGAATTTCCCTGGAGGCGCCTGGCTTCCTCGAGGCCGTGCGCGCCCGGGTGCTGAAGTTCCTGACCAGCCTCACCGAGCAGCTCGGAAGCTCACTGGTGGGCGAGCACCTGCTCTTCACTGTCGTGGGCGCCGTCATCACTCCCTCGCGCACGCTCGTCTTCTCCGCGGGGGACGGCGTCTGGGCCCTCAACGGCGAGGTCCACCCGCTGGGGCCCTTTCCCAACAACGCGCCGCCGTACCTCGCCTATGGCCTGCTGTCTCCCGGCGCCGTGCCGCTGGAGCGCCAGGCCCTCGTTGCCACGGACGAGGTGATGGCGCTGATGCTCGGCACGGATGGCGCGGCGGACCTGGCGAAGCTCGCCGAGGCCCGCGTGCCCGAGCGAGACGAGCCCGTGGGACCGCTCTCGCAGTACTGGACGGACGAGCGCTACTTCCAGAACCCGGACGCGCTCCGACGCCGGCTCGCGCTGCTGGGCCGCGAGTCCGTGCGCGCCGACTTCACCGCTCACCGCCTGGTGCGCACGCCGAGCCTGCTCGCCGACGACACCACGCTCATCGTCCTGCGCCGTCGCATGGGGAGGGCCTGA
- a CDS encoding cysteine hydrolase family protein, producing the protein MKTQVKELPLPSFYRPDNAGSYGYGPNAGKLQTEAATWRAANNLTPSATDKFNLHLLLIDVQKDFCFPEGSLYVAGRSGKGAIDDSRRIAEFMYRNLGALTNVTTTLDTHFAYQIFFPSFWVDQNDQPLTPYREVTREQIERGQVRPNPAVARWLCGGNYPWLLKQVKYYCEELERAGKYTLYLWPPHCLLGGDGHALAGVVQEARLFHAFARGAQSWCEVKGGNPLTENYSVLRPEVLSRHDGQPLAQRNTQFLKTLLTADAVVIAGQAASHCVKSSIDDLLSEIVAQDAALARKVYLLTDCMSAVTVPDGKGGFAADFTPQAEAALKRFADAGMHLVKSTDALASWPDLRIG; encoded by the coding sequence ATGAAGACCCAGGTGAAGGAGCTTCCGCTTCCGTCGTTCTACCGTCCCGACAACGCGGGCTCCTACGGCTACGGCCCGAACGCCGGGAAGCTCCAGACGGAGGCCGCGACGTGGCGCGCCGCGAACAACCTCACCCCCTCCGCCACCGACAAGTTCAACCTGCACCTGCTGCTCATCGACGTGCAGAAGGACTTCTGCTTCCCCGAGGGCTCGCTCTACGTGGCTGGCCGCAGCGGCAAGGGCGCCATCGACGACAGCCGCCGCATCGCCGAGTTCATGTACCGCAACCTCGGCGCCCTCACGAACGTCACCACGACGCTCGACACGCACTTCGCCTACCAGATCTTCTTCCCGTCGTTCTGGGTGGACCAGAACGACCAGCCCCTCACCCCGTACCGCGAGGTGACGCGCGAGCAGATCGAGCGCGGCCAGGTGCGCCCCAACCCCGCCGTGGCCAGGTGGCTGTGCGGCGGCAACTACCCCTGGCTGCTCAAGCAGGTGAAGTACTACTGCGAGGAGCTGGAGCGCGCCGGCAAGTACACGCTCTACCTGTGGCCCCCGCACTGCCTGCTCGGTGGTGACGGGCACGCCCTGGCCGGCGTGGTGCAGGAGGCCCGCCTCTTCCACGCGTTCGCCCGCGGCGCCCAGTCGTGGTGCGAGGTGAAGGGCGGCAACCCGCTCACGGAGAACTACTCGGTGCTGCGCCCCGAGGTGCTCAGCCGCCACGACGGCCAGCCCCTGGCCCAGCGCAACACCCAGTTCCTCAAGACGCTGCTCACCGCCGACGCCGTCGTCATCGCCGGCCAGGCCGCCAGCCACTGCGTGAAGAGCTCCATCGATGACCTGCTCAGCGAGATCGTCGCCCAGGACGCCGCGCTCGCTCGCAAGGTGTACCTGCTCACCGACTGCATGTCGGCCGTCACCGTGCCGGACGGCAAGGGGGGCTTCGCCGCCGACTTCACCCCGCAGGCCGAGGCCGCCCTCAAGCGCTTCGCCGACGCCGGCATGCACCTGGTGAAGTCCACGGACGCGCTCGCCAGCTGGCCGGACCTCCGCATCGGCTGA
- a CDS encoding HAMP domain-containing sensor histidine kinase: MSLKAMMTAALSALGVLVLAAAASLGLLTSYLHRVTNSLGSSVEGVRLAEEMEVELLRHSHQAEVQPLADASARSLSLGINEAGLRSLLDQMEPLASSSEEQELMRDIRRKVDAYLLAREQAPEGSRAPVSARVSPELEDAMNALEQLVEFNVQEAHYAQAQANRWDTVAELVGTTLAVLLLVGMTVVFFWLRRSVLRPVMQMSHAMRRFGSGSKRTRAPETGPTELREMARTFNEMATSLARQQEDQLTFLAGVAHELRNPLSALKMSTALVDPERPDISPARLQKMLTLVRRQVARLDRMVGDLLDATRIEAGQLELQLEERDARELARGVVELYQSTGAGHELNLSLPESAVLLRCDGARIEQVLNNLVSNALKYSPAGTQVSVSVAQEDEEVLLSVADQGIGISAEEQPHLFVPFHRAHGARKRATGAGLGLSVARRIVEAHGGTIEVDSQPGQGSVFRVRLPRLRAVAPVPDASVAPPPWAPGGAVH; encoded by the coding sequence ATGAGCCTCAAGGCCATGATGACCGCCGCCCTGAGTGCGCTCGGGGTGCTCGTGCTGGCGGCTGCCGCCTCACTCGGGCTGCTCACGAGCTATCTGCACCGGGTGACCAACAGTCTGGGCAGCTCGGTGGAGGGGGTTCGTCTCGCCGAGGAGATGGAGGTGGAGCTGCTCAGACACTCCCATCAGGCGGAGGTGCAGCCGCTCGCTGACGCCAGCGCCCGCTCCCTCTCGCTCGGCATCAACGAGGCCGGGCTCAGGTCGCTGCTCGATCAGATGGAACCCCTGGCCTCCTCCTCCGAGGAGCAGGAGCTGATGCGCGACATCCGCCGGAAGGTGGACGCCTATCTCCTCGCGCGCGAGCAGGCCCCCGAAGGTTCTCGCGCCCCGGTGAGCGCGAGGGTGAGCCCCGAGCTGGAGGATGCCATGAACGCCCTGGAGCAGCTCGTCGAGTTCAACGTCCAGGAGGCGCATTACGCCCAGGCCCAGGCCAACCGCTGGGATACGGTGGCCGAGCTGGTGGGCACCACGCTGGCCGTGCTGCTACTGGTGGGCATGACCGTGGTCTTCTTCTGGCTCCGGCGCTCCGTCCTCCGGCCGGTCATGCAGATGAGCCACGCCATGCGCCGCTTCGGCTCGGGCAGCAAGCGCACCCGCGCTCCCGAGACGGGCCCCACCGAGCTGCGTGAGATGGCGAGGACCTTCAACGAGATGGCCACCTCCCTGGCTCGTCAGCAGGAGGATCAGCTCACCTTCCTGGCCGGTGTGGCCCACGAGCTGCGCAACCCGCTCTCCGCCCTGAAGATGTCCACCGCGCTCGTCGATCCGGAGCGCCCGGACATCTCACCCGCGCGCCTCCAGAAGATGCTCACGCTCGTGCGTCGGCAGGTGGCGCGGCTGGACCGGATGGTGGGCGACCTGCTCGATGCCACCCGCATCGAGGCCGGCCAGCTGGAGCTGCAGCTCGAGGAGCGCGACGCGCGGGAGCTGGCTCGCGGCGTGGTGGAGCTGTACCAGTCCACCGGCGCGGGGCACGAGCTCAACCTCTCCCTGCCGGAGTCCGCCGTGCTCCTGCGGTGCGACGGTGCTCGCATCGAGCAGGTGCTCAACAACCTGGTGAGCAATGCGCTGAAGTACTCGCCCGCTGGCACCCAGGTGTCCGTGTCCGTGGCCCAGGAGGATGAAGAGGTCCTCCTCTCCGTCGCGGATCAGGGCATCGGCATCTCCGCCGAGGAGCAGCCTCACCTCTTCGTCCCCTTCCATCGCGCCCATGGGGCCCGCAAGCGCGCCACCGGCGCTGGCCTGGGGCTCTCCGTGGCCCGACGCATCGTCGAGGCTCATGGAGGCACCATCGAGGTGGACAGCCAGCCCGGCCAGGGCTCCGTGTTCCGTGTCCGGCTGCCACGCCTGCGCGCCGTTGCTCCCGTCCCGGACGCCTCGGTGGCCCCGCCTCCGTGGGCGCCCGGTGGCGCGGTGCACTGA
- a CDS encoding universal stress protein, whose product MADGSWLARIVECWRVMAHLPPSAFGFLPCGRADDGFVPPACRGAGPGSGCVGRSQCLLASKENVMRRILVAVDGTPASREAARTALEFAEHLCQRVTFVHVLPARMAEKPGEAPEFAAFENACEEYAEELLKEACVSAGKRAWSVNSQIAHGEPAAVISALAADEDVDLVIVGARERGSLVRTLLGSVSGELVSRCPKPVMVVPERSSTTKAQPALAAAGADQ is encoded by the coding sequence ATGGCCGATGGATCATGGCTGGCACGGATCGTGGAGTGCTGGAGGGTCATGGCGCACCTGCCTCCCAGCGCTTTCGGCTTCCTGCCCTGCGGCCGAGCGGACGACGGCTTCGTCCCTCCGGCGTGCCGAGGGGCGGGGCCGGGCTCCGGCTGCGTGGGGAGGAGCCAGTGTCTGCTGGCCAGCAAGGAGAACGTGATGCGACGCATCCTCGTAGCAGTCGATGGGACGCCCGCCTCGAGAGAGGCGGCGAGAACGGCGCTGGAGTTCGCCGAGCACCTCTGCCAGCGGGTGACGTTCGTCCACGTGCTGCCGGCGCGGATGGCGGAGAAGCCGGGCGAGGCTCCGGAGTTCGCCGCCTTCGAGAACGCCTGCGAGGAGTACGCCGAGGAGCTCCTGAAGGAAGCCTGCGTCAGTGCCGGCAAGCGCGCCTGGAGCGTCAACAGCCAGATCGCGCACGGAGAGCCGGCAGCGGTGATCAGCGCGCTGGCGGCGGACGAGGATGTGGACCTGGTCATCGTCGGTGCGAGGGAGCGCGGCTCCCTGGTGCGCACGCTGCTCGGCAGCGTCTCGGGGGAGCTGGTGAGCCGCTGCCCCAAGCCCGTGATGGTGGTGCCCGAGCGCTCCAGCACCACCAAGGCCCAGCCCGCGCTCGCGGCGGCGGGCGCGGACCAATGA
- a CDS encoding bifunctional acetyl-CoA hydrolase/transferase family protein/GNAT family N-acetyltransferase, translated as MKRAWGNNLNGGFWHVRDWSERYADKVVTAEEAILSIPAGRRILIGSGAAEPVSLVKAMVEKGAHLADNEVVHLLTLGPAPYVEPEHAERFRHIAFFIGANVRRAVQEGRADFMPVFLSEIPELIRNRRVRIDVALIQVSPPDAHGYVSLGVSVDIVRSAVDSATLVIAEVNPRMPRTHGDSFFHVSRFDKLVPVDAPLLEHRAEPLDEVARQIGQHIARLIPDGATLQTGIGKIPDAVMAQLGQHNDLGVHTEMFSDGVMRLVEAGVITGRRKTLLQGKVVTSFIMGSQELYEWAHEHPAIEMRPSNFTNDPGVIARNERMIAINGALAVDLTGQVASDTLGGHFFSGIGGQVDFIRGARRSLGGKPIIALPSTARGGTVSRIQTSLEPGTGVVTSRGDVHYVVTEYGVADLWGKNIRERALALINIAHPDFRADLLAAAKGRRFVLPDQVVPRARYPWTEERREQTRAGAELLIRPARITDERALQELMYGLSDDSCYRRFMMYKKTHPHEEMQDLVDLDYEQNMALVACMPGTEEIIGVVRYDVEPATRLADVAFVVRDDWQGKGVGTLLMRRIREAAVARGIPGFQADVLTTNKPMLDVFHESGLSVQATLEGNTYHLKMPFPEAQPVAPSRPTSRA; from the coding sequence ATGAAGCGTGCTTGGGGGAACAATCTCAACGGAGGTTTCTGGCACGTGCGGGATTGGAGCGAGCGGTACGCGGACAAGGTGGTGACGGCGGAGGAGGCCATCCTGAGCATTCCGGCGGGGCGGCGCATCCTCATCGGCTCAGGGGCGGCGGAGCCCGTGTCGCTCGTGAAGGCGATGGTGGAGAAGGGAGCGCACCTGGCGGACAACGAGGTGGTGCACCTGCTGACGCTGGGGCCGGCGCCCTATGTGGAGCCGGAGCATGCCGAGCGCTTCCGTCACATCGCCTTCTTCATCGGCGCCAACGTGCGCAGGGCGGTGCAGGAGGGCCGCGCGGACTTCATGCCGGTGTTCCTGTCGGAGATCCCCGAGCTCATCCGCAACCGGCGCGTCCGCATCGACGTGGCGCTGATCCAGGTGAGCCCTCCGGACGCGCACGGCTACGTGAGCCTGGGAGTGTCGGTGGACATCGTGCGCAGCGCGGTGGACTCGGCCACCCTGGTCATCGCGGAGGTGAACCCGCGCATGCCGCGCACGCACGGGGACTCGTTCTTCCACGTCAGCCGGTTCGACAAGCTGGTGCCGGTGGACGCCCCGCTGCTCGAGCACCGGGCGGAGCCGCTGGACGAGGTGGCCAGGCAGATCGGCCAGCACATCGCGCGCCTGATTCCGGACGGAGCCACGCTGCAGACGGGCATCGGGAAGATCCCGGATGCGGTGATGGCGCAGCTCGGACAGCACAATGACCTGGGCGTGCACACGGAGATGTTCTCCGACGGGGTGATGCGGCTGGTGGAGGCGGGCGTCATCACCGGCCGGAGGAAGACGCTGCTCCAGGGCAAGGTGGTGACCTCCTTCATCATGGGCAGCCAGGAGCTGTACGAGTGGGCGCACGAGCACCCGGCCATCGAGATGCGGCCGAGCAACTTCACCAATGATCCGGGAGTCATCGCGCGCAACGAGCGGATGATCGCCATCAACGGCGCGCTGGCGGTGGACCTCACGGGCCAGGTGGCCTCGGACACGCTGGGCGGCCACTTCTTCTCGGGCATCGGCGGGCAGGTGGACTTCATCCGCGGGGCGCGGCGCAGCCTGGGCGGCAAGCCCATCATCGCCCTGCCCTCCACGGCCAGGGGAGGCACGGTCAGCCGCATCCAGACGTCACTGGAGCCGGGCACGGGCGTGGTCACCAGCCGGGGAGACGTGCACTACGTGGTGACGGAGTACGGGGTGGCGGACCTGTGGGGGAAGAACATCCGCGAGCGGGCGCTGGCGCTGATCAACATCGCCCACCCGGACTTCAGAGCCGACCTGCTGGCGGCGGCGAAGGGGCGGCGCTTCGTGCTGCCGGACCAGGTGGTGCCTCGGGCGCGCTACCCGTGGACGGAGGAGCGGCGCGAGCAGACCCGCGCGGGAGCGGAGCTGCTCATCCGCCCCGCGCGCATCACCGACGAGCGCGCCTTGCAGGAGCTCATGTACGGGCTGAGCGACGACAGCTGCTACCGGCGCTTCATGATGTACAAGAAGACGCACCCCCACGAGGAGATGCAGGACCTGGTGGACCTGGACTACGAGCAGAACATGGCGCTGGTGGCCTGCATGCCGGGGACGGAGGAGATCATCGGCGTGGTGCGCTACGACGTGGAGCCCGCCACGCGACTGGCCGACGTGGCCTTCGTGGTGCGCGATGACTGGCAGGGCAAGGGCGTGGGCACGCTGCTGATGCGGCGGATCCGCGAGGCGGCCGTGGCGCGCGGCATCCCTGGCTTCCAGGCGGACGTGCTGACGACGAACAAGCCCATGCTGGACGTGTTCCACGAGAGCGGGCTGAGCGTGCAGGCGACCCTGGAGGGCAACACGTACCACCTCAAGATGCCCTTCCCCGAGGCGCAGCCGGTGGCGCCCTCGCGTCCCACCAGTCGGGCGTAG
- a CDS encoding nicotinate phosphoribosyltransferase, whose product MHNGLALLTDLYEFTMVDAYLDEDLHDEAVFSLFVRRLPSRRNFLIACGLDDVLRYLETVRFQPEELDYLASLNLFSDRLLRYLERFRFSGEVCAVPEGTPLFGEEPLLEVVAPLPEAQLVESYLLNQVHLQTMAASKATRVVEAAAGRPVMEFGLRRMHGTDAGVKVARAAFIAGIDSTSNVLAGKRYGVPVAGTMAHSFVQAHDDELEAFRAFARCFPESTLLVDTYDTLRGVQHVIRLARELGESFRVRAVRLDSGDMLALSKAARQMLDEAGLRDVKIVASGNLDEDSMARLLAQGAPVDGFGVGTALGVSSDAPCLDMVYKLVAYAGKDRIKLSASKVLLPGRKQVFRVEEDGVARRDVLARHGEQLRGRPLLRPVMRDGKRLEGTSPSLPEIREYARGELQRLPAALRRLEPSTPPYRVEASPVLAWTREQLMEAWEASP is encoded by the coding sequence ATGCACAATGGGCTCGCGCTGCTCACGGACCTGTACGAGTTCACGATGGTGGACGCCTACCTCGACGAGGATCTGCACGACGAGGCGGTGTTCAGCCTCTTCGTCCGCCGTCTCCCCTCGCGCCGTAACTTCCTGATCGCCTGCGGGCTGGACGACGTCCTGCGCTACCTGGAGACGGTGCGCTTCCAGCCCGAGGAGCTCGACTACCTGGCGTCGCTCAACCTCTTCTCGGACCGGCTGCTGCGCTATCTCGAACGCTTCCGCTTCTCGGGAGAGGTGTGCGCCGTGCCCGAGGGCACGCCCCTGTTCGGCGAGGAGCCGCTGCTGGAGGTGGTGGCCCCGCTGCCCGAGGCGCAGCTGGTGGAGTCCTACCTCCTCAACCAGGTCCACCTGCAGACGATGGCGGCCTCCAAGGCGACGCGGGTGGTGGAGGCGGCGGCGGGCCGGCCGGTGATGGAGTTCGGCCTGCGCCGCATGCATGGGACGGATGCGGGAGTGAAGGTGGCGCGCGCGGCCTTCATCGCCGGCATCGACTCCACCTCGAACGTGCTGGCCGGGAAGCGCTACGGCGTGCCCGTGGCCGGCACCATGGCGCACAGCTTCGTGCAGGCGCATGACGACGAGCTGGAGGCCTTCCGCGCCTTCGCGCGCTGCTTCCCGGAGAGCACGCTGCTGGTGGACACCTACGACACGCTGCGCGGCGTGCAGCACGTCATCCGCCTGGCCCGCGAGCTCGGCGAGAGCTTCCGGGTGCGCGCGGTGCGGCTGGACTCGGGGGACATGCTGGCGCTGTCCAAGGCGGCGAGGCAGATGCTGGACGAGGCGGGCCTGCGGGACGTGAAGATTGTCGCCAGCGGCAACCTGGACGAGGACTCCATGGCGCGGCTGCTCGCCCAGGGGGCGCCCGTGGACGGGTTCGGCGTGGGCACGGCGCTGGGCGTGTCCTCGGACGCGCCATGCCTCGACATGGTCTACAAGCTGGTCGCCTACGCGGGAAAGGACCGCATCAAGCTGTCCGCCTCCAAGGTCCTCCTTCCCGGGCGCAAGCAGGTGTTCCGGGTGGAGGAGGACGGGGTGGCGCGCAGGGACGTGCTCGCCCGCCACGGAGAGCAGCTGCGGGGCCGCCCGCTGCTGCGGCCGGTGATGCGCGATGGGAAGCGGCTGGAAGGCACCTCCCCCTCGCTGCCGGAGATCCGCGAGTACGCACGTGGCGAACTGCAACGGCTGCCCGCGGCACTGCGCCGCCTGGAGCCCTCTACGCCTCCCTACCGCGTGGAGGCGAGCCCCGTGCTGGCCTGGACGCGCGAGCAGCTCATGGAGGCCTGGGAAGCCAGCCCCTGA
- the trxA gene encoding thioredoxin gives MASSPLPVLVDLWAPWCGPCRAAAPVLEAVGRAQAGRLVVLKLNTDENPEAASSLGVQGIPTFVLYARGREVARRSGAMPRAELERWVTEAQGGSASMRM, from the coding sequence GTGGCGTCATCCCCGCTGCCCGTGCTGGTGGATCTCTGGGCGCCCTGGTGCGGGCCGTGTCGCGCCGCCGCGCCGGTGCTCGAAGCCGTGGGCCGGGCCCAGGCCGGCCGGCTCGTCGTCCTCAAGCTGAACACGGACGAGAACCCGGAGGCGGCCTCTTCCCTGGGCGTACAGGGCATCCCTACCTTCGTCCTCTACGCTCGAGGGCGCGAGGTGGCGCGCCGCAGCGGCGCCATGCCGCGCGCCGAGCTGGAGCGCTGGGTCACGGAGGCCCAGGGAGGCTCGGCGAGCATGCGCATGTAG